From a region of the Prevotella melaninogenica genome:
- a CDS encoding sulfatase-like hydrolase/transferase, with product MKFIKYAVSLLNKAYQPIKDNASFFFFMYLIGILVAYAELPANNPDAAVYSNLWLELFLDLYVICIILTLFPLKIRRWIRAFLYIIAYGTSLTDLFCWVKFQSTLNPSMLLLVGETDEREASEFFSSYFTSDLIFSSVGLLLLVMLIHILTTFLKKVKLPPAISYKVTVAKQIINHSHYILGGVCLVFLGWAIESSAHNKKEMVQMFSLDTIGSVEHELTTADCAQFYLPVYRLAFSIFSNELASQQVDRLIEAKDKMSVDSCSFKSPNIVLIIGESYGKLHSQQYGYFMPTTPRQIKREKSGLLVPFSDVVAPWNLTSFVFKNVFSLHVVGEKGEWCDYPLFPSLFRKAGYHVTFITNQFLPKAKQAVYDFSGGFFLNHPELSEAMFDSRNQQLYRFDRGLLDDYDKNQQQYNTDHNLIIFHLLGQHVKYNQRFPSDRRHFKAEDYEKKRADLDGKQRNVLADYDNAILYNDSIVDAIISRFEDKEAIIIYMPDHGEECYEGNRGFICRNHSAAIDYDLAHYEFEIPFWIFCSYKYAAKHPDIYKEIIGAKNRRFMTDALPHMLLYLAGIHTKDYHAEYNILSPQYNEMRPRILKNTTDYDKLTRPSEKHLLPKQKSISK from the coding sequence ATGAAATTTATTAAGTATGCTGTCAGTTTACTGAATAAGGCGTATCAGCCCATTAAAGATAACGCCTCATTCTTTTTCTTCATGTACCTTATCGGTATATTAGTAGCATATGCGGAGTTGCCAGCCAACAACCCCGATGCTGCCGTATATAGTAATCTATGGTTAGAGTTGTTTCTCGACCTATATGTTATTTGCATCATTCTCACACTATTTCCTCTCAAGATTCGCCGATGGATTCGTGCTTTTTTGTATATCATCGCTTACGGCACGAGTCTTACTGACCTCTTCTGTTGGGTAAAGTTCCAATCAACGTTGAATCCGTCAATGCTCCTACTTGTTGGTGAGACTGACGAGCGTGAGGCAAGTGAGTTTTTCAGTAGTTATTTTACGTCAGACCTTATCTTTTCAAGTGTAGGATTACTACTGCTTGTTATGCTTATTCATATTCTAACAACATTTCTAAAGAAGGTAAAACTGCCACCAGCTATTAGCTATAAGGTTACAGTGGCGAAACAAATCATTAATCATAGTCACTACATACTTGGGGGCGTTTGTCTCGTATTTCTTGGTTGGGCGATTGAATCATCTGCGCACAACAAGAAAGAAATGGTACAAATGTTCTCTTTAGACACCATTGGCTCTGTAGAACATGAACTAACAACTGCAGATTGTGCACAGTTCTATCTGCCTGTTTATCGCCTTGCTTTCAGTATTTTCTCCAATGAGTTAGCATCGCAACAAGTTGACCGTCTCATCGAAGCTAAAGACAAGATGAGTGTGGATAGTTGTTCGTTTAAATCGCCAAATATCGTCCTTATCATCGGTGAAAGCTATGGAAAGCTACATTCACAACAGTATGGCTACTTCATGCCGACGACCCCACGTCAGATTAAACGAGAGAAGTCGGGATTGCTTGTACCGTTCAGTGATGTCGTAGCACCATGGAATCTGACCAGTTTCGTGTTTAAGAACGTCTTTTCTCTACACGTTGTTGGAGAGAAAGGGGAGTGGTGCGATTATCCACTCTTCCCTTCACTCTTCCGTAAGGCAGGCTATCATGTGACCTTTATCACCAATCAGTTCTTGCCTAAGGCAAAGCAGGCAGTGTATGATTTTAGTGGTGGATTCTTCCTTAATCATCCAGAACTTTCAGAGGCGATGTTCGATTCACGCAATCAACAATTATACCGATTTGATCGAGGTTTGCTCGATGATTACGATAAAAATCAGCAACAATACAACACCGATCATAACCTTATCATCTTCCATCTCCTCGGACAGCACGTCAAATATAACCAACGTTTCCCAAGCGACCGTCGTCACTTTAAGGCAGAAGATTATGAGAAGAAACGTGCCGACCTTGATGGAAAACAGCGAAATGTATTGGCTGATTACGACAATGCTATCTTATATAATGACTCCATTGTAGATGCTATTATTAGTCGTTTTGAGGACAAGGAGGCTATCATTATCTATATGCCTGATCATGGAGAGGAATGCTATGAGGGTAATCGTGGATTCATCTGTCGCAATCACTCGGCTGCTATTGATTACGACTTAGCGCATTATGAGTTTGAAATTCCTTTCTGGATCTTCTGCTCTTATAAGTATGCTGCAAAGCATCCCGACATTTACAAAGAAATAATCGGTGCTAAAAACCGTCGTTTTATGACGGATGCACTACCGCACATGCTGCTCTATTTGGCAGGTATTCATACGAAAGACTACCATGCAGAGTATAATATCCTCAGTCCACAATACAATGAAATGAGACCGAGAATACTAAAGAATACAACGGATTACGATAAGCTTACTCGTCCTTCGGAGAAGCATCTCTTACCGAAGCAGAAGTCTATATCAAAATAG
- a CDS encoding acyltransferase family protein, with protein MLNKEKNTYTEHSVPKQTKERRETLLTRVECDALRGLAIIGIFLHNYCHWLRPVVKENEYQYFQRNVDKLYQVLQGSWNELFFFHILSFFGHYGVPVFLFLSAYGLTMKYEKQQPTVPTSMLQAQSSLPVFGFIKYHWVKLFRMMIVGFVAFTIVDAITDAPHDYHVMDIIGQMGLFNNLLPNPDDIIWPGPYWFFGLMIQLYIVYRLFLYRRHWAWNVVLIVLCFAIQLSCEPESEALNRWRYNFIGGMLPFGFGVLYARYAHAWTTATNLVAFVLSLFAILLMSFNYITWYFVPLVICVASITFVRLLSWIEGAVGNKYFSVMNVLSWVGSISAALFVCHPITRKIFIPISRGGEYWTGLLLYVISSLCLAWLFKELMKKIPSPKLK; from the coding sequence ATGTTGAATAAGGAAAAGAATACATATACAGAACATTCCGTACCCAAACAGACGAAAGAACGCCGAGAAACGTTGCTTACACGGGTAGAGTGTGATGCGTTAAGAGGGCTTGCCATTATCGGAATCTTCCTACATAATTACTGCCATTGGTTGCGTCCAGTGGTAAAGGAGAACGAATATCAGTATTTCCAACGCAATGTTGACAAACTCTATCAAGTGTTACAGGGATCGTGGAACGAATTGTTCTTCTTCCATATTCTATCGTTCTTTGGGCATTATGGTGTACCTGTGTTCCTCTTCTTATCAGCATACGGTCTGACGATGAAGTACGAAAAGCAACAGCCAACAGTGCCAACAAGTATGCTGCAAGCACAGTCAAGTCTTCCAGTCTTTGGTTTTATCAAATATCATTGGGTAAAGCTTTTCCGTATGATGATAGTTGGCTTTGTGGCTTTTACGATAGTTGACGCTATTACAGACGCTCCACACGATTATCATGTGATGGATATTATCGGTCAAATGGGACTTTTTAATAATCTTCTTCCCAATCCTGACGATATTATTTGGCCTGGTCCTTACTGGTTCTTTGGGCTTATGATACAGTTATATATAGTGTATCGCCTTTTTCTTTATCGCCGACATTGGGCGTGGAATGTTGTGTTGATAGTGCTTTGTTTTGCCATACAGTTATCTTGTGAACCAGAAAGTGAGGCTTTGAACCGCTGGAGGTATAACTTTATCGGTGGTATGCTGCCATTCGGCTTTGGTGTACTTTATGCGAGATACGCACACGCCTGGACGACTGCTACAAACCTTGTAGCCTTTGTCCTTTCATTATTTGCCATACTATTGATGAGTTTCAACTATATAACATGGTATTTTGTTCCACTTGTAATATGTGTTGCCTCTATTACCTTTGTGAGATTACTCAGTTGGATAGAAGGTGCAGTTGGCAATAAGTACTTCTCTGTTATGAATGTTCTCTCGTGGGTTGGCAGCATCTCAGCAGCCCTTTTCGTCTGTCATCCTATCACAAGAAAGATATTTATTCCAATCTCTCGAGGGGGAGAATATTGGACGGGACTTCTCCTTTACGTTATCTCTTCGCTTTGTTTAGCATGGCTGTTTAAAGAGTTAATGAAGAAGATACCGAGTCCAAAGTTAAAGTAA
- a CDS encoding acyltransferase family protein, whose amino-acid sequence MKIRSIELADISRYRGELMGFAIIFVILFHVGLPREDAFFGLKRMGNIGVDFFLFLSGMGLWFSWTKHPSLRKFYLRRFLRVYPTWLFMACLYYIPDFLNVNLTRHSGHSMNIIDLIGDITINWDFWMHNELTFWYIPAIMVFYLVSPFYMMLIAKNPIYRWTPVIMIMWCVVVEYITPLHDSVGHLEIFWSRAPIFFIGINIAEAVKRKETVGGSAIWMIVITFVIALSSCLFLEQEKHGQFPLFLERMLYIPLTFTSIILFNQVLRHTPKYINKILKVFGALSLELYLIHSHFVLDYLEQTDWSYWQKFVATTVISLIFAWLLQTVIKGIITPIENRIK is encoded by the coding sequence ATGAAGATAAGAAGCATTGAATTAGCTGATATAAGCCGTTACCGAGGAGAGTTGATGGGTTTTGCCATCATCTTCGTTATTCTTTTTCATGTGGGATTGCCACGTGAAGATGCCTTCTTTGGCTTGAAGAGAATGGGTAATATCGGTGTAGACTTCTTTCTCTTCTTGAGTGGTATGGGCTTGTGGTTCTCTTGGACAAAGCACCCTTCCCTGCGAAAGTTTTATCTTCGCCGTTTCTTACGTGTCTATCCTACTTGGCTCTTCATGGCCTGCCTCTACTATATCCCCGATTTTCTTAACGTCAATCTCACAAGACATAGCGGGCACAGTATGAATATCATCGATCTCATCGGGGATATAACGATTAACTGGGACTTCTGGATGCACAATGAGCTAACGTTCTGGTATATCCCTGCTATCATGGTTTTCTATCTTGTGAGTCCATTTTATATGATGCTTATCGCCAAGAATCCTATCTATCGTTGGACTCCTGTTATCATGATAATGTGGTGTGTAGTGGTGGAATATATTACCCCTTTGCATGATTCAGTAGGTCATTTAGAGATATTTTGGAGCCGTGCGCCCATCTTCTTTATAGGTATTAACATTGCAGAGGCGGTGAAACGGAAAGAAACAGTGGGTGGGTCGGCTATTTGGATGATAGTGATAACATTCGTTATCGCTCTTTCCTCTTGTCTGTTTCTCGAACAAGAAAAGCACGGACAGTTCCCTTTATTTCTTGAACGTATGCTTTATATCCCCCTTACGTTTACATCGATTATCCTCTTCAATCAAGTCCTTCGTCATACACCAAAGTATATCAACAAAATACTAAAAGTCTTTGGTGCATTGAGTTTGGAACTTTATTTGATACATTCCCACTTCGTACTCGATTATCTTGAGCAGACTGATTGGTCTTATTGGCAAAAGTTTGTTGCGACGACTGTCATCAGTCTGATATTTGCATGGCTCTTACAGACTGTAATTAAAGGGATTATAACGCCCATAGAGAATAGAATAAAATGA